Genomic DNA from Penaeus monodon isolate SGIC_2016 unplaced genomic scaffold, NSTDA_Pmon_1 PmonScaffold_3002, whole genome shotgun sequence:
CGTTTTTCCAGGGGATCGGAGGAAGCTATCTAGGGCTAGGGCCCCCCCGACTTATCCACGACCAAGCGATGTTGGCGGGGAACCCTCCTCCCGCTTGGTCAAACGAGGGTTTCGGCTTGCTCGAGGGCATTTTGCTACTACCACAAGATCCGCACCAGTGGGCGGATCCAGACCGGCTCGCGCCGTATCCTTCTACGCTCACCACCGCGCCCTCCTACTCGCCGGGGCCTCGAGACCTCTAGACGCAGCCTGTAGTGCGCCCGGCGGTCGAGTATCGGGAGGAAGGATGCTTGAGCGCAATGACATTTTCGGGGTTACCTTGCTTCGGCAGGTGAGTTGTTACACCACTCCTTAGCGGATTCCAACTTCCATGGCCACCGTCATGCTGTCTATAAGCAAGCAACTCCCTTCCATGGGATCGGAATTAGCATCCATTTAGGCCCCTTTAAACTGACggttttttgtttggttcatCCCACCGCGCCAGTTTTCTGCTTACCAAAATTGGCCCACTAGGCACTCCGATCTCGTCCGGGGCCAGAGCCCCCGAAGCAGCCCGGGCACCGTCACCCCATTTAAAGTTTGAGAATGGGCTTGAGGACATTTCTTCCCCATTATTCACCCCTAGTCATTCGCTGTACCGGATGGAACTCGTTTTCGAAAGCGAGCGCAGCTATCCTGAAGGGAAAACTTGGATGGGAACAGCTACTAGATTAGTTCGATTGGTCTTTCGCCCCCCTATTACTCAGCTCCTGGCGATCGATTTGCACGTCAGAAGAAACGCTTCGGAACATCCACCAGGGTTTCCCCTGGCTTCAGTCCGGGCCAAAGCATAGTGTCACTAGCTTGCGGGGTGCCCAACAGCGTGCTCGGGGGGTACCCGCCGACACATCCGGCCGCACGAGCCCGCCGAGGCGGCGGGGGCGACCGGTCGTCATGGCGAGTCCCGGACCTGCGCCCCCCCCGCCCGGCACCCGGTGTGAGGGGCGTGCGGGGGCGTgcgggagcgggagaggggagcCCGCGCCGTCCCGGGGAGGAAAGTCAGTTTttacttccgttttcttttttgcgGGTGTGCGCGCGGCCGGCCCGCTGCTCCGAGGGACGGCCCGATCACTTTCATTGCGCCCGTGGGTTTAGCGCGCCCATTGAACCTCGCATTACAAGTTGGACTCCTTGGTCCGTGTTTCAAGACGGGTCGGGAGGAAGTTACCGACTCTTTGCACGCCGCGAAGGCCacgcgggggagagggaaagggaaaagcgcGGGAGCCAGCGCATTAGGCTCGACCGCGGACTCGGAACCAGTCCCCCGTTCCCCGGCAGGCCCCGGATGGATGAAGACCGTCGGGGGGGCAACAAGACGAGGGCACCGGGGGATTCCCCGGACGGTGCGCGATGGAAAAAAACGCCCCCCGCCCaacgaggagcggaggaacacgAAAGCGCCGCCGGTTCCTTACCAGGACCCGGGGCCTCAGACGCCCGTGTGTCCCAACGCGGTCGCGGCGACCGTACGGCGGGGGGGAAGATCGCCCGCCGGTCCGCCGGGGCAGGCGGCGGGGGCCGCTCCCCGCGTTGGCCCTTCGGACGAGGCCTCCGGAACGGTGAAGTCGCCACGCCCGCTTGCCGTCTCCCGGCAGGCCGACGAAACTGATGAATCCCCCCAGTTCGATCTTCGAATATTCCGCCCGTGTTAGCCTCTCGTAACGGTTTCACGTTCTCTTGAACTCTCTCTAAAGGGTTCTGTTTCAACTTTCCCTCACGGTACTTGTTCGCTATCGGTCTCGTGGTCATATTTAGCCTTAGATTGGAGTTTACCACCTGTTAGGTTGCGGTTTCAGGCAACCCGACTCTAAGGAGAGGCCCGTTCCGCACTCCCACGAAACCCCCCCTCCCGCGAACGAGGATGAGGGAAGTCCTTTCCGCCACACGGGCCTGACACCCTCCGGGGTATGAGAGTCATTCATGAAAACAACTTAGGCGGCTCGGAAAGCG
This window encodes:
- the LOC119570525 gene encoding basic salivary proline-rich protein 2-like translates to MTFSGLPCFGRHSDLVRGQSPRSSPGTVTPFKKKRFGTSTRVSPGFSPGQSIVSLACGVPNSVLGGYPPTHPAARARRGGGGDRSSWRVPDLRPPRPAPGTGREEVTDSLHAAKATRGRGKGKSAGASALGSTADSEPVPRSPAGPGWMKTVGGATRRGHRGIPRTVRDGKKRPPPNEERRNTKAPPVPYQDPGPQTPVCPNAVAATVRRGGRSPAGPPGQAAGAAPRVGPSDEASGTVKSPRPLAVSRQADETDESPQFDLRIFRPCCGFRQPDSKERPVPHSHETPPPANEDEGSPFRHTGLTPSGLGHLSVDPRALWPPPRLRGLAAPRGRQAVRCPH